The Candidatus Omnitrophota bacterium nucleotide sequence TTTCCCTACCGCTTTAGGGGGAGGCGAAATATTAGGCATCGATACGAACACCGGACGATCGATCAATGGTTATTATCAGGATACCCATTTCCATTTTACAACTATCTTAAAAAACGATCCTTCCGCCGTGCGGATTGTAGTCGGAAATGGCGATCAAATTTTAGGGGAATTGATAAAAAGCGCCCATATTCCTTCTGTAATCGATATTTCGGGCCTTGATTCCGGCGCGCTTCCTTCGGAACAATTCGTACTCTCTTGGAAAGGAAGCGATCTCGATCCCCTGGATACTCTATATTACAATATTTTGTACACGCCCGATAACGGTGAAACCATTATCCCTATCGCTGCCGATCTGGAAACGATCGATTCCCTCCCGATCTATCCTCAGTTTTTGCCGTCAGGGCCTGATCCCCAATTTCGGATTTGCGTTTCGGATGGATGGAATCAAAGTTGCGCAAACAACCAAAAACTCGTCATGAACAACCGCGCTCCGATGGTTTCCATCGTTCAGCCCCGCGCCAACGACAAGATTTCTCAGCAACTGCCCGTAACGCTTCTAGGCAGCGCTTATGATTTGGAAGACGGTTTTATTGCGGACGAAGCCTTAGAATGGCGTTTGGACGACGAACAGACTCCTCTGGGCGCGGGATCGAAATTATCGGTCGATTTGGAACTCGGACAACATACTATAAAACTGATCGCCGCCGATTCCGCCGGTCTCCAGGGATACGCCGAAGTGATCGTCGAAGTAACGGTTCAAGGCGATACCGGCGTCAAACATTGGAAAATTTTCGATTGAAGAAAAGCATAGCCAAGCCCTCAGCGCCGTTTTTCCGCAAGTGGGTAGAGCAGGCGTCCCGCCTGCCTCAAAAAGCATTCGAGACGCTTGCCCTGCCCAATATATTCCTTAACGGATTTCAGAAAAAAAATAAACAACAGCCGGTTTTAGAACAATCGCTTTTTCTATTGTCGCATCTCCCGCCTTTCCTTCCTTTTCTTGCGACGCCATCATTGATCTTGACGCGAAGATTGTTTTACAATTCGCTCAGGAGAGCAAAAATCGATGCCAATCGTCATGTTCCTCAATTTAAAAGGCGGAGTCGCCAAAACCACCAACGCCGTAGCCGTGGCAGAGTGCTTCGCCTCCACCGGCAAGCGGGTGCTTCTCGTCGACGCCGATCACCAATCCATGGCGAGCGAATTGCTGTTGGGCGAAGAACGCCTCGCCCAGGCTGAAGCCCGCAAGAAAACGCTGCACGATCTTTTCGCTTATATGCTTAGCGACGATTTCAATCCCGACGCCATGCGGGAATATGTCACGCCGCTCGCTTCCAATATCACTTCCATCAAAAAAAATATCGACTGTATTCCCTGCTCCCACCGCATCGACGAATTTACTACCAACATGGCCAAGGCGCGCAAGGGTTATCAGAGCAACGAAGAATTTCTGCGCCGATTGAATCGCCTTCGCTATTCCTTCGCCCGTTGGTGCAACGGCCATTATCAGTATACCATCGTCGATTGCCCGCCCACGTTCGTCATTCAAGTCGTATTTCTCTTAGCTTCCGCTGATTATTTCATACTTCCTACCATTCCCGACCGGCTTTCCATTCGCGGTTCGCTTTACCTCTTGGAGCGGCTGAGGATGCGTGGTTATAAACGAATTCAATGCTTGGGAACGTTATGGTCGCTGGTCCGCGTACAAGTGGCTAAACACCGCAACATCATGAAATGGGTAGAAGAAAAGCGCGACGGTTACGCCAGTTTGCCCCAGCCTTTCGCTACGGTCATTCCCAATATGTCTTCCATCGCCAACGCTATGGATTACCTCAAAAACTATTCTTCGTATCAAGCGAAATATCAAGATAAATCCGCCGATTTGTTCGAAAACGTATGCAAAGAAATCGAAGAAAGAATTCGCATCGCCAAGAAGGAAAACGAGAATCGTTAACCGCGAGCGGGAGGGAATGACAATGATATCGAAACGAGTTTCGCGCCGGAATTTCGCCCGTCTATCCGCTGGGATTGGTTTGGGAATGACGATTACCCCTCAAACCGTTCTCGGCGCCAACGAAAGAATCAACATCGGCATGATCGGTTGCAGCGGACGCGGCGTGGACATCTCCCGCTACTTTCTGCAAAACGGCGCCGTCTTCAAAGCCGTCTGCGACGTCGACCAAACGCGGCTAGAGCGCGGACGCGAAATCGTGGGCGGCGAGAGCGTCGACGTTTATAAGGATTATCGCAAATTGCTGGAGCGGAAAGATTTGGACGCGGTGTTAATCGCTACGCCTCCCCATTGGCATCCCATTCCTTTCGTCGACGCTTGTAAAGCGGGAATGGATATCTATTGCGAAAAACCGCTGGGCGTTACGATTTGGGAAGGCCAGCAGATGGTCAAGGCGGCGAGAAAATACAACCGCGTTACCCAATGCGGAACCCAAACCCACTCGGCGCAGAACTTCCGCGAAGGGATTGAACTCCTGCATCAAGGCTATATCGGCAAGATCGTAAAAGCAGTCAGCGGGAGTCTGCGCAACAACAATCCCGCCGGCATGGGGCAAGCGGCCATCTGTGATCCTCCCGAAGAATTGGATTGGGATTTTTGGCTGGGGCCGCTGCCGAAGATGCCTTATTTCCGGCAGCGCTGCCACGGCGGCTTCCGCTGGTTTTGGGAAACAGACGGTGGCTGGATGACGGATTGGGGCGTTCATCAATTGGATATCATCCAATGGGGAATTCAACAAGATTATCCTTTGTCGGTTTCATCGGAAGGCGGGAAATTTTTCTTCACGGATTGTTCGGAAACGCCCGATACGCTGGAGACGGTTTTTCAATTCAAGGATTGCCTGGTGCAATTCACCGTGCGTTCGTGCAACGCCCGCGATCCGGAGCATAAACCGGACATCGCCGACACCTGGTACGGCTACGGCATCGAGTTTTTCGGAACCAAGGGAACGCTCTTCATCGACCGCGACCGGCTGCTGCTTTGGCCGGAAGAAGGAGCCTACGGCGACGGCGTGGAGAAGATCGAACGCACTGTCGATTATATTCAAATGAACGTCAATCATGTAAAAGAATTTTTGGATAACATTAAAACCCGCCAGCGCTGCGTCTGCGACGTCGAAGTCTGCCATCGCGCTTCCAGCACCTGCCACTTAGGCAATATCGCCTACCGCACCGGCGCACGCATCGAATGGGACGGCGCCGCCGAACGCATCACGAATCGCCCCGAACTCAACTCCTGGCTGCAACGCCCTTATCGAAAACCGTGGAAGTTAGAAGTGTGACTTTGGGACTGGGAGACGGGGGGACTTTGGGTCGGGGAGTAGCCTCTGGTGGGCTACGCTTCGCTTTGAGCCCACCCTACATAGTAATACAAAATGGAAAGGTTAATCCTCGCCGCTTCTTTCTTTCTGGGATGCTTCGCCATCCTGGCTCAGACGATCCTTTTTCGTGAACAGCTGGCGATTTTGGAAGGCAACGAACTGACTTTGGGTCTATTGCTCGCCGGGTGGCTGATCGGCGTTGCCGTTGGGGCTTTGACGCCCAGAAAATTGGATGTCGAACGTTCGCTTTCCCGCTGGTTCGCCGCCATATTACTATCCCCGCCTCTGATGCTGGCTGTTTGCGTAATCCTGATCCGGCTGCTTCCGGCGATTCTTGACGTTCCGGTTGGGGAAATTCCCTCTCCCATACAAACGCTGCTCTTCGCCTTGATGGCGGCGCTGCCATTGGGTTTTCTTTTCGGTTTTTCCTTTCCCGTCTTCTCGGCGGCCTTGAACCAATGCCAACCTGCAGAATCAGGCGAAGCGCCTATCGCCAAGACGGCGAGCATCGGTTCGATTTTTCTTATCGAATCGCTGGGCGGAGCGATGGCTGGTTTTCTGATGGCGATAGGGCGGAGTCAACTTATCAATCCCTTCCTGCATTCCGTCATCGCATTGGGCGTTTTTGGGCTGATTCTTATCCTCTCCGACGATCGTTTGCGCCGAAAAAGCATTCTACTATCCGCCATTATCGCTATTCCATTGTTATTGTACTTATCGCAAATTCTTAACGATTGGAGCGCAAGCCGCCGCTGGGAGAACCACCATCCGGGCTATGAGTTGTATCGTTGCCTGGAAACGCCCTATCAACGATTGGAGATCGGCGGGCGCGAAGGCCAATACACCCTCTTCGGCAACGGCGCCGAGCTATTCTCATTTCCCAACGAATACGAAGCGCCGCAATGGGCTTACATGGCGCTGTCGCAAAATCCCCAAGCGAAATCCATACTGCTCGCCAGCGGCGATAGCGGCCTATTGGCGCCCTTGGCGGAACATCGCCCGGATAAGATCGCCGTCGCCTATTTGGATTCGGGAATCGGCGATATTTTTTACGATGGACTGGGACAAAACATAAAGCGGACGGTGGTCAAAAACTTCCCGCTCGATTTCAATCGTTCCGCCGGGCCGCTTCCCGGCGTGGCTCTCTCCATCGATCAAACGGATATTCGGCGCCTGCTTTCCTCGATTCCCCAACAAACAAAATTCGATTGCATTATCATCATACAGCCCGGACCGTCCAACGGCCTGCTCAACCGGCTCTATACGCGCGAATTTTTCCGCCACTCTCGCGATTTC carries:
- a CDS encoding AAA family ATPase, which encodes MPIVMFLNLKGGVAKTTNAVAVAECFASTGKRVLLVDADHQSMASELLLGEERLAQAEARKKTLHDLFAYMLSDDFNPDAMREYVTPLASNITSIKKNIDCIPCSHRIDEFTTNMAKARKGYQSNEEFLRRLNRLRYSFARWCNGHYQYTIVDCPPTFVIQVVFLLASADYFILPTIPDRLSIRGSLYLLERLRMRGYKRIQCLGTLWSLVRVQVAKHRNIMKWVEEKRDGYASLPQPFATVIPNMSSIANAMDYLKNYSSYQAKYQDKSADLFENVCKEIEERIRIAKKENENR
- a CDS encoding Gfo/Idh/MocA family oxidoreductase, producing MISKRVSRRNFARLSAGIGLGMTITPQTVLGANERINIGMIGCSGRGVDISRYFLQNGAVFKAVCDVDQTRLERGREIVGGESVDVYKDYRKLLERKDLDAVLIATPPHWHPIPFVDACKAGMDIYCEKPLGVTIWEGQQMVKAARKYNRVTQCGTQTHSAQNFREGIELLHQGYIGKIVKAVSGSLRNNNPAGMGQAAICDPPEELDWDFWLGPLPKMPYFRQRCHGGFRWFWETDGGWMTDWGVHQLDIIQWGIQQDYPLSVSSEGGKFFFTDCSETPDTLETVFQFKDCLVQFTVRSCNARDPEHKPDIADTWYGYGIEFFGTKGTLFIDRDRLLLWPEEGAYGDGVEKIERTVDYIQMNVNHVKEFLDNIKTRQRCVCDVEVCHRASSTCHLGNIAYRTGARIEWDGAAERITNRPELNSWLQRPYRKPWKLEV